One part of the Hippoglossus hippoglossus isolate fHipHip1 chromosome 11, fHipHip1.pri, whole genome shotgun sequence genome encodes these proteins:
- the LOC117771130 gene encoding tRNA selenocysteine 1-associated protein 1-like isoform X4, translating into MSTLWMGNLDSYMDEKFIIRAFSTMGEQVVNVRILRNKMTGGALGYCFVEMTDEATAERCLRKINGKALPGANPPTRFKLNRANFGKQDSGQLYSLFVGDLTPEVDDGMLYEFFYNRYPTCRGGKVVLDSMGNSKGCGFVQFPDERLQKRALEECQGAMGLGSKPLRLSLAANKNRQQQQQNQHSEKSWQSTSGYRNNYDQYNQYQQQPYTGYYSPWGYDQTGGGYGYNYQQQYDYTQYPPPQESEAVEEDDGLEDPSPGLDVVEANRKFMEHSEELYDALIECHWQSADLSVEQEHVTSSLPEPIYS; encoded by the exons ATGAGCACGTTATGGATGGGGAAC CTGGACTCCTACATGGACGAGAAGTTTATCATCCGAGCCTTTTCCACGATGGGGGAGCAGGTGGTCAATGTGCGGATCTTACGAAACAAGATGACGGG GGGTGCCCTGGGATACTGTTTTGTGGAGATGACGGATGAGGCCACAGCTGAGAGGTGTCTCCGCAAAATCAATGGAAAAGCTTTACCAGGAGCCAATCCG ccCACAAGATTCAAGTTAAACAGAGCCAACTTTGGGAAACAAGACAGTGG TCAGCTGTATTCTCTGTTCGTGGGAGATCTAACTCCAGAGGTGGATGATGGGATGCTTTATGAGTTCTTTTACAACCGCTACCCTACCTGCAGGGGTGGGAAAGTAGTGCTGGACAGCATGGGCAACTCTAA GGGCTGTGGCTTTGTTCAGTTCCCCGATGAGCGGCTGCAGAAGCGGGCGTTAGAGGAGTGCCAGGGTGCTATGGGACTGGGTAGTAAACCTCTGAGACTGAGCCTGGCTGCTAACAA GAaccgacagcagcagcagcagaatcaaCACTCAGAAAAATCATGGCAGTCGACCTCAGGTTACAGAAACAACTATGACCAGTACAACCAGTACCAGCAGCAGCCATACACTGGCTATTACTCTCCCTGGGGCTATGATCAGACTGGAGGAGGGTATGGGTACAACTATCAGCAGCAGTATGATTACACACAATATCCTCCACCACAG gAGAGTGAAGCTgttgaggaggatgatggaCTTGAAG ACCCCAGTCCAGGGCTGGATGTGGTGGAGGCCAACAGGAAGTTCATGGAGCACAGTGAAGAGCTGTATGACGCTCTGATCGAGTGTCATTGGCAGTCAGCTGACCTCTCTGTTGAGCAGGAACATGTGACATCCAGCCTACCAGAGCCCATTTACAGCTGA
- the LOC117771130 gene encoding tRNA selenocysteine 1-associated protein 1-like isoform X2, whose product MSTLWMGNLDSYMDEKFIIRAFSTMGEQVVNVRILRNKMTGGLSSRGALGYCFVEMTDEATAERCLRKINGKALPGANPPTRFKLNRANFGKQDSGQLYSLFVGDLTPEVDDGMLYEFFYNRYPTCRGGKVVLDSMGNSKGCGFVQFPDERLQKRALEECQGAMGLGSKPLRLSLAANKNRQQQQQNQHSEKSWQSTSGYRNNYDQYNQYQQQPYTGYYSPWGYDQTGGGYGYNYQQQYDYTQYPPPQESEAVEEDDGLEDPSPGLDVVEANRKFMEHSEELYDALIECHWQSADLSVEQEHVTSSLPEPIYS is encoded by the exons ATGAGCACGTTATGGATGGGGAAC CTGGACTCCTACATGGACGAGAAGTTTATCATCCGAGCCTTTTCCACGATGGGGGAGCAGGTGGTCAATGTGCGGATCTTACGAAACAAGATGACGGG TGGTTTGTCATCCAGGGGTGCCCTGGGATACTGTTTTGTGGAGATGACGGATGAGGCCACAGCTGAGAGGTGTCTCCGCAAAATCAATGGAAAAGCTTTACCAGGAGCCAATCCG ccCACAAGATTCAAGTTAAACAGAGCCAACTTTGGGAAACAAGACAGTGG TCAGCTGTATTCTCTGTTCGTGGGAGATCTAACTCCAGAGGTGGATGATGGGATGCTTTATGAGTTCTTTTACAACCGCTACCCTACCTGCAGGGGTGGGAAAGTAGTGCTGGACAGCATGGGCAACTCTAA GGGCTGTGGCTTTGTTCAGTTCCCCGATGAGCGGCTGCAGAAGCGGGCGTTAGAGGAGTGCCAGGGTGCTATGGGACTGGGTAGTAAACCTCTGAGACTGAGCCTGGCTGCTAACAA GAaccgacagcagcagcagcagaatcaaCACTCAGAAAAATCATGGCAGTCGACCTCAGGTTACAGAAACAACTATGACCAGTACAACCAGTACCAGCAGCAGCCATACACTGGCTATTACTCTCCCTGGGGCTATGATCAGACTGGAGGAGGGTATGGGTACAACTATCAGCAGCAGTATGATTACACACAATATCCTCCACCACAG gAGAGTGAAGCTgttgaggaggatgatggaCTTGAAG ACCCCAGTCCAGGGCTGGATGTGGTGGAGGCCAACAGGAAGTTCATGGAGCACAGTGAAGAGCTGTATGACGCTCTGATCGAGTGTCATTGGCAGTCAGCTGACCTCTCTGTTGAGCAGGAACATGTGACATCCAGCCTACCAGAGCCCATTTACAGCTGA
- the LOC117771130 gene encoding tRNA selenocysteine 1-associated protein 1-like isoform X1, with the protein MSTLWMGNLDSYMDEKFIIRAFSTMGEQVVNVRILRNKMTGGLSSRGALGYCFVEMTDEATAERCLRKINGKALPGANPPTRFKLNRANFGKQDSGQLYSLFVGDLTPEVDDGMLYEFFYNRYPTCRGGKVVLDSMGNSKGCGFVQFPDERLQKRALEECQGAMGLGSKPLRLSLAANNLRNRQQQQQNQHSEKSWQSTSGYRNNYDQYNQYQQQPYTGYYSPWGYDQTGGGYGYNYQQQYDYTQYPPPQESEAVEEDDGLEDPSPGLDVVEANRKFMEHSEELYDALIECHWQSADLSVEQEHVTSSLPEPIYS; encoded by the exons ATGAGCACGTTATGGATGGGGAAC CTGGACTCCTACATGGACGAGAAGTTTATCATCCGAGCCTTTTCCACGATGGGGGAGCAGGTGGTCAATGTGCGGATCTTACGAAACAAGATGACGGG TGGTTTGTCATCCAGGGGTGCCCTGGGATACTGTTTTGTGGAGATGACGGATGAGGCCACAGCTGAGAGGTGTCTCCGCAAAATCAATGGAAAAGCTTTACCAGGAGCCAATCCG ccCACAAGATTCAAGTTAAACAGAGCCAACTTTGGGAAACAAGACAGTGG TCAGCTGTATTCTCTGTTCGTGGGAGATCTAACTCCAGAGGTGGATGATGGGATGCTTTATGAGTTCTTTTACAACCGCTACCCTACCTGCAGGGGTGGGAAAGTAGTGCTGGACAGCATGGGCAACTCTAA GGGCTGTGGCTTTGTTCAGTTCCCCGATGAGCGGCTGCAGAAGCGGGCGTTAGAGGAGTGCCAGGGTGCTATGGGACTGGGTAGTAAACCTCTGAGACTGAGCCTGGCTGCTAACAA TTTAAGGAaccgacagcagcagcagcagaatcaaCACTCAGAAAAATCATGGCAGTCGACCTCAGGTTACAGAAACAACTATGACCAGTACAACCAGTACCAGCAGCAGCCATACACTGGCTATTACTCTCCCTGGGGCTATGATCAGACTGGAGGAGGGTATGGGTACAACTATCAGCAGCAGTATGATTACACACAATATCCTCCACCACAG gAGAGTGAAGCTgttgaggaggatgatggaCTTGAAG ACCCCAGTCCAGGGCTGGATGTGGTGGAGGCCAACAGGAAGTTCATGGAGCACAGTGAAGAGCTGTATGACGCTCTGATCGAGTGTCATTGGCAGTCAGCTGACCTCTCTGTTGAGCAGGAACATGTGACATCCAGCCTACCAGAGCCCATTTACAGCTGA
- the LOC117771130 gene encoding tRNA selenocysteine 1-associated protein 1-like isoform X3 encodes MSTLWMGNLDSYMDEKFIIRAFSTMGEQVVNVRILRNKMTGGALGYCFVEMTDEATAERCLRKINGKALPGANPPTRFKLNRANFGKQDSGQLYSLFVGDLTPEVDDGMLYEFFYNRYPTCRGGKVVLDSMGNSKGCGFVQFPDERLQKRALEECQGAMGLGSKPLRLSLAANNLRNRQQQQQNQHSEKSWQSTSGYRNNYDQYNQYQQQPYTGYYSPWGYDQTGGGYGYNYQQQYDYTQYPPPQESEAVEEDDGLEDPSPGLDVVEANRKFMEHSEELYDALIECHWQSADLSVEQEHVTSSLPEPIYS; translated from the exons ATGAGCACGTTATGGATGGGGAAC CTGGACTCCTACATGGACGAGAAGTTTATCATCCGAGCCTTTTCCACGATGGGGGAGCAGGTGGTCAATGTGCGGATCTTACGAAACAAGATGACGGG GGGTGCCCTGGGATACTGTTTTGTGGAGATGACGGATGAGGCCACAGCTGAGAGGTGTCTCCGCAAAATCAATGGAAAAGCTTTACCAGGAGCCAATCCG ccCACAAGATTCAAGTTAAACAGAGCCAACTTTGGGAAACAAGACAGTGG TCAGCTGTATTCTCTGTTCGTGGGAGATCTAACTCCAGAGGTGGATGATGGGATGCTTTATGAGTTCTTTTACAACCGCTACCCTACCTGCAGGGGTGGGAAAGTAGTGCTGGACAGCATGGGCAACTCTAA GGGCTGTGGCTTTGTTCAGTTCCCCGATGAGCGGCTGCAGAAGCGGGCGTTAGAGGAGTGCCAGGGTGCTATGGGACTGGGTAGTAAACCTCTGAGACTGAGCCTGGCTGCTAACAA TTTAAGGAaccgacagcagcagcagcagaatcaaCACTCAGAAAAATCATGGCAGTCGACCTCAGGTTACAGAAACAACTATGACCAGTACAACCAGTACCAGCAGCAGCCATACACTGGCTATTACTCTCCCTGGGGCTATGATCAGACTGGAGGAGGGTATGGGTACAACTATCAGCAGCAGTATGATTACACACAATATCCTCCACCACAG gAGAGTGAAGCTgttgaggaggatgatggaCTTGAAG ACCCCAGTCCAGGGCTGGATGTGGTGGAGGCCAACAGGAAGTTCATGGAGCACAGTGAAGAGCTGTATGACGCTCTGATCGAGTGTCATTGGCAGTCAGCTGACCTCTCTGTTGAGCAGGAACATGTGACATCCAGCCTACCAGAGCCCATTTACAGCTGA